From the Chloroflexia bacterium SDU3-3 genome, one window contains:
- the pruA gene encoding L-glutamate gamma-semialdehyde dehydrogenase, with protein sequence MTTPFTNEPFTNFSEPANAEAMRQALGRVAAQLGKTYPLVIGGAHVATESHLPSYNPARKVQVVGYAASGQRQHAEAALDAAGAAFATWRKVPAAERASYLLRAAELMRERKFDFCAWLVYESSKTWVEADADVAEAIDFLIYYAQEIARFSGPQPVHSLPGEQDEFVYIPLGVGVVIPPWNFPLAIAVGTTVAPVVAGNTVVLKPSPRTPVIAYKFVELLEEVGLPAGVVNLLTGADAELGDYLVDSAKTRFISFTGSKETGLRIFERASKRQPGQNWLKRTVLEMGGKDTLIVDETADLDAAAQAVVASAFGFQGQKCSACSRVVAVDAIYDALLEKSVAKASALTIGDPAEQATNISAVIDERSVEKIQHYLAIGRGEGRLVLGGEVDDAQGFFVQPTIFADIAPDARLSQEEIFGPVTAFIRAKDFAEALEIANNTEFALTGGLFSADPARIQQAREDFNVGNLYFNRKITGAMVGAHPFGGFNMSGTDSKAGGPDYLLQFLQGKSIATKL encoded by the coding sequence ATGACAACTCCATTTACCAACGAGCCGTTTACCAATTTTAGCGAGCCAGCCAACGCCGAGGCCATGCGCCAGGCGCTGGGCCGCGTGGCCGCCCAGCTAGGGAAGACCTACCCGCTGGTGATCGGCGGCGCGCATGTCGCCACCGAGTCGCACCTGCCGTCATACAACCCCGCCCGCAAGGTGCAGGTGGTGGGCTACGCCGCCAGCGGCCAGCGCCAGCATGCCGAGGCCGCGCTGGATGCCGCCGGGGCCGCCTTCGCCACCTGGCGCAAGGTGCCCGCCGCCGAGCGCGCCAGCTACCTGCTGCGCGCCGCCGAGCTGATGCGCGAGCGCAAGTTCGACTTCTGCGCCTGGCTGGTGTACGAATCCAGCAAGACCTGGGTGGAGGCCGACGCCGATGTGGCCGAGGCGATCGACTTCCTGATCTACTACGCCCAGGAGATCGCGCGCTTCTCCGGCCCGCAGCCGGTGCACTCGCTGCCCGGCGAGCAGGACGAGTTCGTCTACATCCCGCTGGGCGTGGGCGTGGTCATCCCGCCGTGGAACTTCCCGCTGGCGATCGCGGTGGGTACCACGGTGGCCCCGGTGGTGGCGGGCAACACCGTGGTGCTCAAGCCCTCGCCGCGCACGCCGGTGATCGCCTACAAGTTCGTAGAGCTGCTGGAGGAGGTGGGCCTGCCCGCCGGGGTGGTGAACCTGCTGACCGGCGCGGACGCCGAGCTGGGCGACTACCTGGTGGATAGCGCCAAGACCCGCTTTATCTCGTTCACTGGCTCAAAGGAGACCGGCCTGCGCATCTTCGAGCGCGCCTCCAAGCGGCAGCCCGGCCAGAACTGGCTGAAGCGCACCGTGCTGGAGATGGGCGGCAAAGATACGCTGATCGTGGATGAGACCGCCGACCTAGATGCGGCGGCTCAGGCGGTGGTGGCCTCGGCCTTCGGCTTCCAGGGCCAGAAGTGCTCGGCCTGCTCGCGCGTGGTGGCGGTGGATGCGATCTACGACGCGCTGCTGGAGAAAAGCGTGGCCAAGGCCAGCGCCCTGACCATCGGCGACCCCGCCGAGCAGGCCACCAACATCAGCGCGGTGATCGACGAGCGCTCGGTCGAGAAGATCCAGCACTACCTGGCCATCGGCAGGGGCGAGGGGCGGCTGGTGCTGGGCGGCGAGGTGGATGACGCCCAGGGCTTCTTCGTGCAGCCCACGATCTTCGCCGATATCGCGCCCGATGCCCGCCTGTCGCAGGAGGAGATCTTCGGCCCGGTGACGGCCTTCATCCGCGCCAAGGATTTCGCCGAGGCGCTGGAGATCGCCAACAACACCGAGTTTGCGCTCACCGGCGGCCTGTTCAGCGCCGACCCAGCCCGCATCCAGCAGGCCCGCGAGGATTTCAACGTGGGGAACCTGTACTTCAACCGCAAGATCACCGGCGCGATGGTGGGCGCGCACCCCTTCGGCGGCTTCAACATGTCGGGCACCGACTCGAAGGCGGGCGGCCCCGACTATCTGCTGCAGTTCCTCCAGGGCAAGAGCATCGCTACCAAGCTCTAG
- a CDS encoding carboxypeptidase M32, whose amino-acid sequence MEPKLQELRRRLGEVADLQNAAAVLNWDQATYMPPGGAEARGRQISLLAQLAHERLTDEQLGTLLEELAPYAASLPGDADDRRLIEVAKRNFDRAVQVPSSFVAEFSSHSAALYDTWTRARPANDFSMVRAGLEKTLELSRRYASFFPGYEHIADPLIDLSDYGMKASSVRATFADLRAQLVPIVQAITAQPPADESCTLQFFPEAQQLAFGEQVIRAYGYDFERGRQDKTHHPFMTSFSIGDIRITTRVQERDLRDALFSTLHEAGHAMYEQGINPAYEASPLAGGASSGVHESQSRLWENLVGRSRAFWVYWYPRLQAVFPEQLGGVSLETFYRAVNKVERSLIRTDADEVTYNLHVMMRFDFELQLLEGKLSVRDLPEAWRERFKADIGIPVPDDRMGVLQDVHWYGGYIGGVFQGYTLGNILSAQFYEAARAAHPEIDTQMEAGSYQALHGWLKDNIYQHGAKYTAAELVQRVTGGPLSIDPYIRYLRGKYGEIYEL is encoded by the coding sequence ATGGAGCCGAAACTTCAGGAGCTTCGACGGCGTCTTGGCGAGGTGGCCGATCTGCAGAACGCCGCCGCCGTGCTGAACTGGGACCAGGCCACCTATATGCCGCCCGGCGGTGCCGAGGCCCGTGGCCGCCAGATCTCGCTGCTGGCCCAGCTGGCCCACGAGCGCCTGACCGACGAGCAGCTGGGCACCCTGCTGGAAGAGCTGGCCCCCTACGCGGCCAGCCTGCCCGGCGATGCCGACGACCGCCGCCTGATCGAGGTGGCCAAGCGCAACTTTGACCGTGCGGTGCAGGTGCCCTCGTCGTTCGTGGCCGAGTTCTCTAGCCACTCGGCGGCGCTGTACGACACCTGGACCCGCGCCCGCCCGGCCAACGACTTCTCGATGGTGCGGGCCGGGCTAGAGAAGACGCTGGAGCTGAGCCGCCGCTACGCCAGCTTCTTCCCCGGCTACGAGCATATCGCCGACCCGCTGATCGACCTGTCCGACTATGGTATGAAGGCCTCCAGCGTGCGCGCTACCTTCGCCGACCTGCGCGCCCAGCTGGTGCCGATCGTGCAGGCCATCACGGCCCAGCCGCCCGCCGACGAGTCGTGCACGCTGCAGTTCTTCCCCGAGGCCCAGCAGCTGGCCTTCGGCGAGCAGGTCATCCGCGCCTACGGCTACGACTTCGAGCGCGGGCGGCAGGACAAGACCCACCACCCGTTTATGACCAGCTTCTCGATCGGCGATATCCGCATCACCACCCGCGTGCAGGAGCGCGACCTGCGCGACGCGCTGTTCTCGACCCTGCACGAGGCTGGCCACGCCATGTACGAGCAGGGCATCAACCCGGCCTACGAGGCCAGCCCGCTGGCGGGCGGCGCGTCCTCGGGCGTGCACGAGAGCCAGTCGCGGCTGTGGGAGAACCTGGTGGGCCGCAGCCGCGCCTTCTGGGTCTACTGGTACCCGCGCCTGCAGGCGGTGTTCCCCGAGCAGCTGGGCGGCGTGTCGCTGGAGACCTTCTACCGCGCGGTGAACAAGGTCGAGCGCTCGCTCATCCGCACCGACGCCGACGAGGTGACCTACAACCTGCACGTGATGATGCGCTTCGACTTCGAGCTGCAGCTGCTGGAGGGCAAGCTGTCGGTGAGGGATCTGCCCGAAGCCTGGCGCGAGCGCTTCAAGGCCGACATCGGCATCCCTGTGCCGGATGACCGCATGGGCGTGCTGCAGGATGTCCACTGGTATGGCGGCTACATCGGCGGCGTGTTCCAGGGCTACACGCTGGGCAACATCCTCAGCGCGCAGTTCTACGAGGCCGCGCGCGCCGCCCACCCCGAGATCGACACGCAGATGGAGGCCGGATCGTATCAGGCGCTGCACGGCTGGCTGAAGGACAACATCTACCAGCACGGCGCGAAGTATACCGCCGCCGAGCTGGTGCAGCGCGTCACCGGCGGACCGCTGAGCATCGACCCATACATCCGCTACCTGCGCGGCAAGTATGGCGAGATCTACGAGCTGTAG
- a CDS encoding GNAT family N-acetyltransferase, with protein sequence MSILPTIQTERLTLAALDPSYAEPVADFLARNRSFLAPWSPVLEDAYFTAAWQAKRLESDLAELQAGRSVRFWMFLREDAALARVVGSIALSNIIRGAFHGCHLGYMIDEHVGGGGLMTEGVRAVCKYGLEEMGLHRIEANIMPHNIRSIRVAEKSGFTQEGLAPRYLRINGQWSDHYRYALIGSDD encoded by the coding sequence ATGTCCATCCTTCCTACCATCCAGACCGAGCGACTGACCCTGGCCGCGCTCGACCCTAGCTACGCCGAGCCAGTGGCCGATTTCCTGGCCCGCAACCGCAGCTTTCTGGCACCGTGGAGCCCGGTACTGGAAGATGCCTACTTCACGGCAGCGTGGCAGGCCAAGCGCCTTGAGTCCGATCTAGCCGAGCTGCAGGCGGGCCGCTCGGTGCGCTTCTGGATGTTCCTGCGCGAGGATGCCGCGCTGGCCCGCGTGGTCGGCAGCATCGCGCTCTCGAACATCATCCGGGGCGCGTTCCACGGCTGCCACCTGGGCTACATGATCGACGAGCACGTGGGCGGCGGCGGCCTGATGACCGAGGGCGTGCGGGCAGTGTGCAAGTATGGCCTAGAGGAGATGGGCCTGCACCGCATCGAGGCCAACATCATGCCGCACAACATCCGCTCGATCCGCGTGGCCGAGAAGTCGGGCTTCACCCAGGAGGGCCTCGCGCCGCGCTACCTGCGCATCAATGGCCAGTGGTCCGACCACTATCGCTACGCCCTGATCGGCAGCGACGACTAG
- a CDS encoding carbohydrate ABC transporter permease produces MSSMVSRPRARSARRSKLLGSLFVNVALALICLLWTIPTIGLLVSSFRARDDINSSGWWTVLPHPEMVTSQTIKLDRENTPLDQPIVLTELGGATVSDAQLQAGTTLPSGQFVKWESRRQRTVAVQSSQITANARFTLENYQSVLTGQTADSSGNLRPEAGTNFGNALLNSVAVTVPSTVIPILIAAFAAYGFAWMRFPGRKILFAIVVALLVVPLQIALVPILRDYVSLNITGTYLAVWLAHSGFGLPLATYLLYNYISELPREVLESAFIDGASPFTTFMRLVLPLSVPALASFAIFQFLWVWNDYLVSLIFIGAQPDVQVLTMLLAGLIGSRGQDWHLLTAGAFVSMLLPLILFFSLQRYFVRGLMAGSVKG; encoded by the coding sequence ATGAGTTCCATGGTTTCTCGACCCCGCGCCCGCAGCGCACGCCGCAGCAAGCTGCTGGGCAGCCTGTTTGTCAATGTCGCCCTCGCCCTGATCTGCCTGCTGTGGACTATCCCGACCATCGGCCTGCTGGTCTCGTCGTTCCGCGCACGCGATGATATCAATAGCAGCGGCTGGTGGACGGTGCTGCCCCACCCCGAGATGGTGACGAGCCAGACGATCAAGCTGGATCGCGAGAATACCCCGCTCGACCAGCCGATTGTGCTGACCGAGCTGGGCGGCGCGACCGTGAGCGACGCGCAGCTGCAGGCCGGCACCACCCTGCCCAGCGGCCAGTTTGTGAAGTGGGAGAGCCGCCGCCAGCGCACGGTGGCGGTGCAGAGCAGCCAGATCACCGCCAACGCCCGCTTCACGCTGGAGAATTACCAGAGCGTGCTCACCGGCCAGACGGCGGACAGCAGCGGCAATCTGCGGCCCGAGGCGGGCACCAACTTCGGCAACGCCCTGCTGAACTCGGTGGCGGTGACGGTGCCCTCCACGGTCATCCCCATCCTGATCGCGGCCTTCGCAGCCTATGGCTTCGCCTGGATGCGCTTCCCTGGCCGCAAGATTTTGTTCGCCATCGTGGTGGCGCTGCTGGTGGTGCCGCTGCAGATCGCGCTAGTGCCCATCCTGCGCGACTACGTGAGCCTGAACATCACCGGCACCTACCTGGCGGTCTGGCTGGCCCACAGCGGCTTCGGACTGCCGCTGGCCACCTACCTGCTCTACAACTATATCAGCGAGCTGCCGCGCGAGGTGCTGGAGTCGGCGTTCATCGACGGCGCATCGCCCTTCACCACCTTTATGCGGCTGGTGCTGCCGCTCTCGGTGCCTGCCCTGGCGTCGTTCGCGATCTTCCAGTTCCTCTGGGTCTGGAACGACTACCTGGTGTCGCTGATCTTCATCGGCGCGCAGCCGGATGTGCAGGTGCTCACCATGCTGCTGGCGGGCCTGATCGGCTCGCGCGGGCAGGACTGGCACCTGCTGACGGCGGGCGCGTTCGTGTCCATGCTGCTGCCGCTGATCCTGTTCTTCAGCCTGCAGCGCTACTTTGTGCGCGGCCTGATGGCTGGCTCGGTCAAGGGCTAG
- a CDS encoding sugar ABC transporter permease has translation MQPRTETKPQQRAATEQGKTGQILLAILALVATFAVLWLGFGFLRDYQKTLPKIVTTIIAIIWGVGSVAALFASANFLVEQFNDQIKNAVRPFIFIGPAVFLLGWFLFLPVLRTLWMSLFNSDSTQFVGLTNYVYAFTERTMLEAFRNNLLWMFFGTAGCVFFGLIVAVLADRSNFETLAKSLIFMPMAISFVGAGVIWRFMYYYAPANATQIGLFNAVATSLGGQPQAWTSQLQPWNNLFLILIMIWLQTGFAMVVFSSAIKGISTDILEASRVDGANEWQVFFQIMIPAIQSTIITVTTTILIFSLKIFDIVIVMTGGQYGTEVVATKFYREFGVNRNFGQGAAIAIVLLIAVSPVIYYNLRQLGKQEGFK, from the coding sequence ATGCAACCACGAACAGAGACAAAGCCGCAGCAGCGCGCGGCCACCGAACAGGGCAAAACCGGCCAGATCCTCCTAGCCATCCTCGCGCTCGTCGCCACGTTTGCGGTGCTCTGGCTAGGGTTTGGCTTTCTGCGCGACTACCAGAAAACCCTGCCCAAGATCGTCACCACCATCATCGCGATCATCTGGGGCGTCGGCAGCGTGGCGGCGCTCTTCGCTTCCGCCAACTTTTTAGTCGAGCAGTTTAACGACCAAATCAAAAACGCCGTGCGCCCGTTTATCTTCATTGGGCCTGCGGTCTTCTTACTTGGGTGGTTTCTCTTCCTACCTGTGTTGCGAACCCTCTGGATGAGCCTCTTCAACAGCGACTCGACGCAGTTTGTGGGCCTCACCAACTATGTCTACGCCTTCACCGAGCGCACCATGCTCGAAGCCTTCCGCAACAACCTGCTGTGGATGTTCTTCGGCACGGCGGGCTGCGTGTTCTTCGGCCTGATCGTGGCGGTGCTGGCCGACCGCAGTAACTTTGAGACCCTGGCTAAATCGCTGATCTTCATGCCCATGGCGATCTCGTTCGTGGGCGCAGGCGTGATCTGGCGCTTTATGTACTACTACGCGCCGGCCAACGCTACCCAGATCGGCCTGTTCAACGCCGTGGCCACCAGCCTGGGCGGCCAGCCGCAAGCCTGGACGAGCCAGCTTCAGCCTTGGAACAACCTGTTCCTCATCCTGATCATGATCTGGCTGCAGACCGGCTTCGCCATGGTGGTGTTCTCCTCGGCCATCAAGGGTATCTCCACCGACATCCTAGAGGCCTCGCGCGTGGATGGCGCGAACGAGTGGCAGGTGTTTTTCCAGATCATGATCCCCGCGATCCAGAGCACGATCATCACCGTCACCACCACCATCCTGATCTTCTCGCTCAAAATCTTCGATATCGTGATCGTGATGACCGGCGGCCAGTACGGCACCGAGGTGGTGGCCACCAAGTTCTACCGCGAGTTTGGCGTGAATCGTAACTTTGGGCAGGGCGCGGCGATCGCGATCGTGCTGCTCATCGCTGTGTCGCCGGTGATCTACTACAACCTGCGGCAGCTCGGCAAGCAGGAGGGCTTCAAATGA
- a CDS encoding carbohydrate ABC transporter substrate-binding protein, whose amino-acid sequence MRRKGFSITLLTVVASTVLAACSGGGSTAAPTTVPAAATAAPAATEAPAATEAPAATEAPAATEAPAATTEAPAATAEASATATAGGSSIEALVAKAPSISQELADAFAGKYKGTKVSISGPQTGEDANKFVASFTEFEALTGIDVEYEGTKEFEATIGTRIDGGNPPDIADFPQPGLLAGFVKSGKVIDVSTFIKSDWLKQNYNQSYIDIGTMDGPSGKVVAGVWHRAFPKSLVWYPKAAFDEAGYKVPETWEDLTKLMDQIATDGDTPWCIGIESGAATGWPATDWTEEMMLRTTSLENYDKWTKGELPFTDPVVKSAITKWSDIWFNDKYVYGGRASIVSTNFGDSPKPMFEKPDPKCWLHKQGSFITSFFPKDAKPGVDYGVFYLPPVDPQYGKPVLFSGDIMAMLVDRPEVRAVESFLSSGASVEAWVKSGGATSPHKDSDLSWYTNDIDRDVANILQNAETLRFDGSDLMPGVVGAGTFWKGLTDYVAGTVDLDKAAEEIQAGWPK is encoded by the coding sequence ATGCGACGAAAAGGGTTTTCGATCACCCTACTGACCGTGGTTGCCAGCACGGTGCTGGCCGCCTGTAGCGGCGGCGGTAGCACCGCAGCACCCACCACCGTGCCCGCGGCCGCCACCGCAGCGCCTGCTGCCACCGAGGCGCCCGCCGCCACCGAGGCGCCCGCCGCCACCGAGGCACCGGCTGCCACCGAGGCACCGGCTGCCACCACCGAGGCACCGGCTGCCACCGCCGAGGCGAGCGCCACGGCCACCGCTGGCGGCTCGTCGATCGAGGCGCTGGTCGCCAAGGCCCCCTCGATCAGCCAAGAGCTGGCCGACGCCTTCGCCGGCAAGTACAAGGGCACCAAGGTCTCGATCTCCGGCCCCCAGACAGGTGAAGATGCCAACAAGTTTGTCGCCTCGTTCACCGAGTTCGAGGCCCTGACCGGCATCGATGTCGAGTACGAGGGCACCAAAGAGTTCGAGGCCACCATCGGCACCCGCATCGACGGCGGCAACCCGCCGGACATCGCCGACTTCCCCCAGCCGGGCCTGCTGGCCGGCTTCGTGAAGAGCGGCAAGGTGATCGATGTCTCGACCTTCATCAAGAGCGACTGGCTGAAGCAGAACTACAACCAGAGCTACATCGACATCGGCACGATGGACGGCCCCAGCGGCAAGGTCGTGGCGGGCGTGTGGCACCGCGCCTTCCCCAAGAGCCTCGTGTGGTACCCCAAGGCCGCCTTCGACGAGGCTGGCTACAAAGTCCCCGAGACCTGGGAAGACCTGACCAAGCTGATGGACCAGATCGCCACCGACGGTGATACCCCCTGGTGCATCGGCATCGAGTCGGGCGCAGCCACGGGCTGGCCGGCCACCGACTGGACCGAGGAGATGATGCTGCGCACCACCTCGCTGGAGAACTACGACAAGTGGACCAAAGGCGAGCTGCCCTTCACCGACCCGGTCGTGAAGAGCGCCATCACCAAGTGGTCGGACATCTGGTTCAACGACAAGTACGTGTACGGCGGGCGCGCCTCGATTGTGAGCACCAACTTCGGTGACTCGCCCAAGCCCATGTTCGAGAAGCCCGATCCCAAGTGCTGGCTGCACAAGCAGGGCAGCTTCATCACCAGCTTCTTCCCCAAGGATGCCAAGCCGGGCGTAGACTACGGCGTGTTCTACCTGCCGCCGGTCGACCCCCAGTACGGCAAGCCGGTGCTGTTCTCGGGCGACATCATGGCCATGCTGGTCGACCGCCCCGAGGTCCGCGCGGTTGAGTCCTTCCTCAGCTCGGGCGCGTCGGTCGAGGCCTGGGTCAAGTCCGGCGGCGCGACCTCGCCCCACAAGGACTCGGATCTGTCGTGGTACACCAACGACATCGATCGCGACGTGGCCAACATCCTTCAGAACGCCGAGACCCTGCGCTTCGACGGCTCGGACCTGATGCCGGGCGTGGTGGGCGCGGGCACCTTCTGGAAGGGCCTGACCGACTACGTGGCGGGCACGGTCGATCTCGACAAGGCCGCCGAGGAGATCCAGGCTGGCTGGCCGAAGTAG
- a CDS encoding LacI family transcriptional regulator, giving the protein MKVVRSSTIYDVAEQAQVSIATVSRVLNAPERVNVQTRERVQAAIASLGFVPRADASARARKSTCRIGVLAPFFSYSSFVQRLQGVAEALSGSQYDLTIYNIDTAARRDLYLSHLPMTRRLDGLVIMALPFDEQYVEQIQAHNLEAVLVEVSHPKFSSVEIDDFSGGRMVADYFVERGHRRCGFIGDSHVPAYAIFTSSKRLDGYRAGLEQRGLQLPDDLVGLAPYGLETARQTATEILQRPDRPTAFFVSSDTQAIGVLRAARDLGLRVPDDLAIIGFDDIEVADYIGLTTVRQPLNESGRVAADLLLARMNDRERPVQRVQLPLQIIHRATA; this is encoded by the coding sequence ATGAAAGTTGTGCGGAGCAGCACAATTTACGATGTGGCCGAGCAGGCGCAGGTGAGCATCGCCACCGTCTCGCGCGTGCTCAACGCCCCCGAGCGCGTGAACGTGCAGACCCGCGAGCGCGTGCAGGCCGCCATCGCCTCGCTGGGGTTTGTGCCACGGGCCGACGCATCGGCCAGGGCGCGCAAGAGCACCTGCCGCATCGGCGTGCTTGCCCCCTTCTTCTCCTACTCCTCGTTTGTCCAGCGGCTCCAGGGCGTGGCCGAGGCGCTCTCCGGCTCGCAGTATGATCTCACTATCTACAACATCGACACCGCCGCCCGGCGCGATCTCTACCTCTCACACCTACCCATGACCCGGCGGCTGGATGGCCTTGTGATCATGGCGCTGCCCTTCGACGAGCAGTATGTCGAGCAGATCCAGGCCCACAACCTTGAGGCGGTGCTGGTGGAGGTGAGCCACCCCAAGTTCTCAAGCGTCGAGATCGACGATTTCTCGGGCGGGCGCATGGTGGCCGACTACTTTGTCGAGCGCGGCCATCGGCGCTGCGGCTTTATCGGCGACAGCCACGTGCCAGCCTACGCCATATTCACCAGCTCGAAGCGGCTGGATGGCTACCGCGCCGGGCTGGAGCAGCGCGGGCTGCAGCTGCCCGACGATCTGGTGGGCTTGGCCCCCTACGGGCTGGAGACCGCGCGCCAGACCGCGACCGAGATCCTGCAGCGGCCCGACCGGCCCACCGCCTTCTTTGTCTCCAGCGATACCCAGGCCATCGGGGTGCTGCGCGCCGCGCGCGACCTGGGCCTGCGCGTGCCCGACGATCTGGCGATCATCGGGTTCGACGATATCGAAGTGGCCGACTACATCGGCCTGACCACCGTACGCCAGCCGCTCAACGAGTCGGGGCGGGTAGCCGCCGACCTGCTGCTGGCGCGGATGAACGACCGCGAACGCCCAGTGCAGCGCGTGCAATTGCCGCTGCAGATCATCCATCGAGCAACCGCCTAG
- a CDS encoding peptide ABC transporter substrate-binding protein: MRAHQLWVGTSIAVVACLAVGCSDPAQVGAPATQVPTQPVPTAAIQRGSPPADTLRWSIEGTTDIASLDPKDAGDNASVTVVNFIFGGLVRLDANLEVAPNDADTWDASADGKTYTFHLRDGLTDASGARVTASDYVRSLNRVIQPGSGGYNAAEQLGRIVGVAEVAAGHATVASGIQALDAQTLQIALTTPSAVFLQQMAFPAAVMVPQRLAATEKAWQHAYGTGPYRVSEWKRGESITLDANERYWQGRPGISHIVIRFSADSMAAYQRYLGGQLDVMGSIQNPLPTAMIIATSSAPDFRTSNALSTHYVGFNNRQPPFDSDHLRRAFALALDKPALVRDVLHGEAAVASRILPPKMLGTNIAVSPLQFDPAAARAELAEAGFAEGKGLPPLTLTYAPEGGENTVVVQWMQQQWRQHLGVEVRLEALDSSALGKRMDETWKTPEKGMQMYYSIWMADYPDPQNFLSLQLASTSPNNNGHFSDPSFDRLVAEADALASRGQINRRLLLYNQAEQIAIDRVGWLPIIHTQAHILLNPRVQGVTLTPNGLVVADWTKLRLAAVP; this comes from the coding sequence ATGCGCGCGCACCAGCTATGGGTCGGGACATCTATCGCCGTGGTCGCATGCTTGGCCGTCGGCTGCAGCGACCCAGCCCAGGTCGGGGCACCCGCCACGCAGGTGCCCACCCAGCCCGTGCCCACCGCCGCCATCCAGCGGGGCAGCCCGCCCGCCGACACGCTGCGCTGGTCGATCGAGGGCACCACCGACATCGCCTCGCTCGACCCCAAGGATGCGGGCGACAACGCCAGCGTGACCGTGGTGAACTTCATCTTCGGCGGCCTGGTGCGGCTGGACGCCAACCTTGAGGTAGCGCCAAACGATGCCGACACCTGGGATGCCAGCGCGGATGGCAAAACCTACACCTTCCACCTGCGCGATGGCCTGACCGACGCCAGCGGCGCGCGGGTGACGGCCAGCGACTATGTGCGCTCGCTCAACCGCGTGATCCAGCCGGGCAGCGGGGGCTACAACGCCGCCGAGCAGCTGGGCCGCATTGTGGGGGTGGCCGAGGTGGCGGCGGGCCACGCCACGGTCGCGTCGGGCATCCAGGCCCTGGATGCGCAGACGCTGCAGATCGCGCTCACCACGCCGTCGGCGGTGTTCCTGCAGCAGATGGCCTTCCCCGCCGCGGTGATGGTGCCCCAGCGGCTAGCCGCCACCGAGAAAGCCTGGCAGCACGCCTATGGCACCGGCCCCTACCGCGTCAGCGAGTGGAAGCGCGGCGAGTCGATCACGCTCGACGCCAACGAGCGCTACTGGCAGGGCAGGCCGGGCATCAGCCACATCGTCATCCGGTTCAGCGCCGACAGCATGGCAGCCTACCAGCGCTACCTCGGCGGCCAGCTAGACGTTATGGGCAGCATCCAGAACCCGCTGCCCACCGCCATGATCATTGCCACCAGCAGCGCCCCCGACTTCCGCACATCCAATGCGCTCAGCACGCACTATGTGGGCTTCAACAACCGCCAGCCGCCGTTCGACAGCGACCATTTGCGTCGCGCCTTCGCCCTAGCGCTCGACAAGCCAGCGCTGGTACGCGACGTGCTGCACGGCGAGGCCGCCGTGGCCAGCCGCATCCTGCCGCCCAAGATGCTGGGCACCAACATCGCGGTCAGCCCGCTGCAGTTCGACCCCGCCGCCGCCCGCGCCGAGCTGGCCGAGGCCGGGTTCGCCGAGGGCAAGGGGCTGCCCCCGCTGACGCTCACCTACGCGCCCGAGGGCGGCGAGAACACCGTGGTGGTGCAGTGGATGCAGCAGCAGTGGCGGCAGCACCTGGGGGTGGAGGTGCGGCTGGAGGCGCTGGATAGCTCGGCGCTGGGCAAGCGCATGGATGAGACATGGAAGACACCGGAGAAGGGCATGCAGATGTACTACAGCATCTGGATGGCCGACTACCCCGACCCGCAGAACTTCCTCTCGCTCCAGCTGGCATCCACCTCGCCCAACAACAACGGCCACTTCAGCGACCCCAGCTTCGACCGGCTGGTGGCCGAGGCCGACGCGCTGGCGTCGCGCGGCCAGATCAACCGCAGGCTGCTGCTCTACAACCAGGCCGAGCAGATCGCCATCGATCGGGTCGGCTGGCTGCCCATCATCCACACGCAGGCACATATCCTGCTGAATCCCCGGGTGCAGGGCGTGACTCTGACCCCCAATGGGCTGGTGGTGGCCGATTGGACCAAGCTGAGGCTCGCAGCTGTACCCTAA